The Candidatus Neomarinimicrobiota bacterium sequence CCAACTTGAACAATTATACAAAAAAAAGTGGAAATCACACACTACAACATCGCCTGATCCTCATCATCTCGGTCTGTTTTTTATTTCTCGTGACGGTGGGAATTGTATTGGACAGTCTTTTTCTGTCCAGTCTGAAAACCATCCGCAAACGAAAAAAAATCATTGTACTCACGACCAATACCTCTTCCACCTATTATTACGGAACAGACGGTCCAAAGGGAATGGAATATGAACTGGCAACGTTATTTGCCCGGTCCCTCGGTGTTGAAATGGAGTTCCGGATCAAGCATAATATCAACGAAGTCCTGCAAGCTATTCAGAATGGAGAAGGCGACATCGCTGCTGCAGGAATGACCCGCACACGGGAGAGATTGAACCAATACTTGTTTGGACCGACATATTATGAAGTAACTCAGTATGTTGTGGGAAAACGTTTCGGGATTCTTCCCCGTTCCATGGAAGAATTACTTCAGTTTAAACCGGTTATTGTAGCAGGGACAAGCTTTGAGGAGAATTTAAAACGGCTGAAAAAAGAGTACCCCGGATTGGAATGGGATACTACAACCGTTTTATCCACCGAACAGATTCTGGAAAAGGTCTGGCTGGGAGAGATCGATGTCACGATTTGTGATGACAAAATCATTTCCCTCTACCGCCGATATTTTCCGGAACTGATTCCATTGTTTCCGGTCAGCGAAGCGGAAGATGTTGCCTGGATTTTTCGCAGAAACGGGTATGATTTGAAGCTATATGCAGAAAAATGGTTTAAAAGAATAAAAAAGAGCGGATATCTGGATGAGCTTGTAGCAAAATATTTTGGGTATTATGAGTTATTCGATTATTTTGATATCCGGACATTTCACTGGCGTATAGAAACCCGCCTGCCTCTGTACCGGAAATGGTTTGAAGAAGCAGGCGAAAAATACAACATCCCGTGGACTCTCCTGGCGGCCCAATCCTATCAGGAATCCCACTGGAATTCCCAGGCTACCAGTCCTACCGGGGTCCGGGGACTCATGATGCTCACCCAAACGACGGCTAAGGCTGTCGATGTGTCAAACCGTCTGGATCCGAAACAAAGTATCTTCGGAGGCGCCCGTTATCTGGCAGGATTGATCGACCGAATTCCTTTGTCTGTCCAGCCTAATGACCGGTATCTTTTTGCCCTTGCGGCTTATAATGTAGGATTTGGTCATTTGACGGATGCCCGCAGACTGGCAACAGAGCTGGGAAAAAATCCCGATTCCTGGCATGATCTGAAATCGGTCCTTCCCCTTTTGAATCAGCCAAAATATTACCCAAAACTGACATTTGGTTATGCGAGGGGCATGGAGCCGGTCCGTTACGTAGAAAGAATTATCAACTACCGGGATATCCTTGAACAAACCCTGTTCCAACCGAAGGAGCTGAATCCGGATTCCACAAGTACGAAACCTTCTCAAGAGAAATGAGGCCCTGAAGAAAATGAAAAAACTTTACCTGATTGTATTATTTCTGTCCCTGACATCCTGTGCTACTTTAACAATTTTCCCCTCGAAAAAAGCACCGATCCATCCGGATAACGGCACGGTGTATCGATTGTACACCCGAATCAGTGATTATCTCGATGGTATTCGAAAAGACCCCGTCCACAGGTTGATTCCCCTTTATGCCCATTTGGATTCGCTGTCATATCTTGAGGAAAAGAATACGATTGAACTTTATATGAACAGTGCTTTTGCTTTCAAACCCTACCGTGAAGATGAGGTGAACTGGTTGCGGTCACAAATTCTCAGATCCGCCGGTTGGCGTTTCAGGGATTCAAAAGTCATGATTTACAGCAACGGTTATGAATTGTATGAACTCGTACCAAATTATTTCCGCCGGGATACGGCAAATTACGACAAAGCCCGCATGGCAAAACCGAAAAAAGTTCCTCCTGTTCCCCTGATCCGCTATCCCGATCATCCGGTCCGTCCTTACAATGGCTTATACGGTTCTCACATCGCCCTGTGGCACAGTCACGGCTGGTATTATGAAAACAGTCTGGATCGCTGGGAATGGCAAAGAGCCCGTGTATTCCAGATTGTGGAAGATATCTATCCCATGGCATATACCCTTCCCTTTCTGGCCCCAATGCTGGAGAATGCCGGCGGTACCGTTCTTTTTCCCCGTGAGAGGAATATACAAACTTACGAAGTCATTGTAGATGATGATACATCAACCGGGAACTCTTATGTAAAATACAGTCAAAGGATCCATCATGGAGGATCCCCCGGTTTCTCCATGGGAAATCCTCCCTATGAAAAAGGCGAAAATCCTTTTCTTTCGGGAAAATGGTCCTTTATGCTTTCTGATACGGTGGTCTCCGATTCCATATTATATGTACCGGACATCCCCGAAACCGGCGATTATGCCCTGTACCTTTCCTGGGCGGATACATCTGATGCTGTAAACGACGCCGAATACATTGTGCGCCATGCCGGAGGGAAAACCCGCATACTGGCGAATCAGAAGATGGGGTATCACACATGGGTTTATGCCGGGACATATCATTTTTATGAGGGATTAAACCCGGAATCGGGTTCTGTTGTGTTAACAAATTTCTGCAAATTTCCCGGTAAAGTCATTTCGGCTGATGCGGTACGGCTTGGCGGGGGGATGGGGAATGTCTCCCGGAACGGCCGGATAAGTCATCGTCCACGTTTTGTTGAAGGAGCCCGTTATTACCTCCAATATGCCGGATTTCCCGACACATTGGTTTATAATCTGAATGATGATACGCTGGATTATAACGATGATTATCAGTGCCGGGGAGCCTGGGTGAATTACCTGGGGGGAACGTATGCTGATTCAGCCCGAAAAAATCTGAAAGGCCTGAATATCCCTGTGGATTTGTCCCTCGCTTTTCACACTGATGCCGGATCAGCCAAAAATGATACGGTTATCGGAACGTTGATGATTTACAGCTCAAAGGGCCTGAATGATACTCTTTTATTTCCGAATGGAGTGAATCGCATTGCAAGCCGGGATTTTGCCGATATTTTACAGACACAGATCGTCGACGATTTGCAACGTTTGTATGACCCGATATGGAACCGTCGCGGGTTGTGGGACCGGAAATACAACGAAGCCTGGAAGCCCAACGTTCCGGCCGGGCTTCTGGAGCTCTTATCCCATCATAACTTTTTGGATATGAAATTCGGGCTGGATCCATACTTCCGCTTTGATGTTTCACGGGCGATTTACAAGGCAATCCTGAAATTCCTGGCTACATCCCAAAACCGCGCCTATACGGTCCAACCCCTTCCTGTTAAGGATTTTGCTGTCCTGCTTCAGGGTAATGATCTGAAACTGAGCTGGCGCGGAGTCAGTGATCCGCTGGAGCCTTCTGCAGATCCTGAATATTATCTGGTTTACACCCGGACAAACAACGGGACTTTCGGAGCACCGCGTATATGCAGTGATCCTTTTCTGACTATCCCATCAATCGAAAAAAATACGGTTCACAGTTTCAGGGTGACGGCAGTGAACAGCGGCGGAGAAAGTTTTCCATCTGTGGTTTTATCTGCAGGTATATCCGAAGGAACAGACACAGCTCTTGTGATATACAATTTCGACCGGGTCAGTGCCCCGGCAACACTTGAAAAAAATCCCATTGCCGGTTTTGCCGATTTTCTGGACCAGGGTGTCCCCTGGGGACGGGATGTGAGTTATGTGGGATCTCAGTATGAATTTAACAGGAATGTGAAATGGCTGGATGATGATAATCCCGGACACGGGGCCAGTTTTGCAGATTATGAAACAAAGATAATCGCCGGTAATACCTTTGATTATACGGCAATTCACGGACAGGCACTTCTGGCGCAAGGATATTCTTTTGCTTCCTGTCAGACCGGTGTATTACAGGATTCTTCATTTTCAGTCTCCCCCTATTCACTCCTTGATGTGATAAATGGCGAACAAAAAACCACGCCCGGAGTCAAGGAGTACCGGAAACCGCGGTACCGTGTGTGGACTCCTGCATTGAAAAGGCTGTTGACAGACTATTCAAGGCAAAAAAATGGGATAATTTTTGTCAGTGGCGCTTATATCGGGACCGATGCCATGGCATACCCCGAGGATCAGAAATTCTGTGAAGAAATTCTCAAATTTACATGGCGCACAAACTATGCCTCAAGAAGCGGAGAAATTCGTGCAGTGGAAAGCTCTTCAGATACCCCGTCCGTCTTTACCTATGTTTCAGAATTGAATGATACCCTGTATGCCGTGGAATCCCCGGACGGAATTGAACCCGTCAAAGACCTTGCTGCCAAAACTCTGTTCCGTTACACAGATAATAATATCAGTGCCGGATCTCTGTATCATGGTGATTATTCAGTTATTGCACTGGGGATTCCCTTTGAATCCATCCCCGGCACCCAAGAACGGAATGCTTTATTAAATTATATCTTAAAAACCATTTCACACATAAAGAAAGGTAACAATGAATAATCAAACCCGATTAAACTACACGTGTCCCAAATGCGGTAATACGGATTATGAGGTGGATCAAATTCGGACAACCGGCGGAGGATTCAGTAAAATTTTCGATGTACAGAACAAAAAATTTGTTGCCGTAAGCTGTACACGCTGCAGATACACTGAGCTCTACAAATCGGAAACGACGGCTCTGGGAAATATTTTTGATTTCTTAACCCGTGGTTAGTGCTCCGGGTTTCTGTCCATAATTTCTGTCAATAATGCATCATCTGCCTTATAGGGCATGGTAATGTGTCCGTCTGTATGGTTTTCATTCCATATTCGGGCTGTTTTTATTGCCGGTTCATTGCCAGACCAGCTCCGGCGGGCCACCCCGCCCATCACATCCCAGGAGAGTCCGGATTTTATAACCCGGTCTGCTTTGTCGCTGCCATCCAGTAAAATACCGTTCCCGCCGTTACTGGCACGACCAATCCCCACACCGCCACCATTTGATAAGACGACAAGGGTCATGCCCCTGGCAATATTTCCCCCAAAACACTGGACAGACATATCGGCGGTGATGCGGCTGCCGTCGTAAATGTTAGCTGTCTCCCGAAAAGGCGAATCGGTCCCGGAAACATCATGATGATCCCGTCCCAGCAAAACAGGGCCGATTTCTCCTTTGCGAACCAGATCATTGAATTTCAGGGCAATCTTAATCCGGCCCTCTTCATCTGCATATAAAATTCTGGCTTTTGTCCCAACAACCAGATTGTTTTGATCCGCCGTATCAATCCAGTGATAATTATCCCTGTGAAGTGAACTCTTTGAAGGATCTATACAAGACAAAGCCGCCTGGTCCGTTTTCCGCAAATCTTCATCTTTCCGGCTCAGACAGACCCAGCGGAAAGGACCAAATCCCCGATCAAAGCAGACGGGACCCATGATATCTTCCACGTATGAGGGCCAAATAAAGCCCTCTGATACATCTTTACCGTTTTTGGCTACTCTTACCTCACCTGCTTCGAAAATGCTCGCCATGAAGCTGTTTCCGTAATCCCAAAAATGAGCACCTTTTTGAACGAGTCTTTGAATACACTCAAAGTGGCGTTTCAGGGAAACATTCACTTTTTCTCTAAATCGGGAAGGATTTGATTTTAGAAGTTCCCTGCCCTCTTCAAAACTCATGCCGGCAGGTGTATATCCTCCCTCATAGACGGCGTGGCAGGATGTCTGGTCGGACAACAGTTCGACAGGGACATTATTTCCTGCGCAATATTCCAGTAAATCCACCACATTGCCATAATAAGCAATGGAGACAGCTTGTTTCTTTTTCTTATACTTTAACGCTGATTCAACAACTTTATTCAAATCATCGCTGATTTCGGAGACCCACCCCTGGTCATAGCGGGTCTTAATTCTTGATTGATCCACTTCAGCGATTATGCCGACTCCTCCGGCAATTTCGACAGCTTTTGCCTGGGCACCACTCATTCCGCCTAATCCGGAAGAAATGAAAAGAACACCTGCCAGATCTTTATTCTCAGGAATTCCAAGGTATTTTCTGCCTGCATTCAGCAGCGTAATATACGTTCCGTGGACTATTCCCTGTGGACCGATATACATCCAGCCTCCGGCGGTCATCTGACCGTAATTACTCACTCCCAGGGCGGCGCATTTGTGGAAATTTTCCGGATTATCCCAGGCACCCACAAGGAGACCGTTAGTAGAGATAACCCGGGGGGCGTTTTCATGGGACGGAAAGAGTCCAACCGGGTGTCCGCTGCTTACAACGAGCGTCTGGTCTTCCCTCATGATTTCCAGATATTGTTTTACCAGACGGTACTGCATCCAGTTTTGGAAAATTTGTCCCGTCTCCCCATAGGTTACCAGTTCATAAGGATAGAGTGCCACATCAGGATCCAGATTGTTATCGATATTCACCTGCAAAGCCCTGGCAGGAAGAATTCCCTTATAGGAATCTACAGGTCTGCCCCAAAGGCGCTCTGTCGGTTTATACCTATACCCGTAAATCCGTCCCCGTGTTTTCAATTCATGTAAAAACTCCGGGGCTAAAGTTTCATGAAGTTCGCGTGGTATATACCGAAGGGCATTCTTCAGTGCCTGGCGTGTTTCTTTTTCATTCAGCCTGAAACCCCGATCCGGAGCACGGCGGATGGACGGATCAAAAACCGGATCCGGAGGCAATTCCTTTGAAAGACCGATGGCCATCATGGATCCCTGATTTTCTTTTTTCATGACAGATACCTCTGTAATTATTTTAATTGCTACTATTGAATTTATTGAAAAACAGCCTGAATATCATGCTTGAGATTCAAAGCCTGCCGATATCCCGGTAATAAATCCAGTGCTTTATCCAATGAATTGAGTGCCTTTCCGTACTCCTGCTGGTTGGCATAAGCCCATCCTTCAAAATAGTATAAAATGCCCCTGATTTCAGGATTGCTCTTCAATACCTGGTTTTGATAGGAATTCATAAGCGATACGATTGTACCCACATGCCCCAAAGCGGCTTCAGCCTGGATGCGATACAATAAAGCCCTGGCATTGAAATAGATATCCAGTGCCGTCTTGCTCCACTCGGCAGCGTTTTTCCAATTTTGAAGCTGTATGGCAAGACGGGCTGATTCCACGAGAGGGGCTTCATTAAAAGGCATCAAATGCCACAATGCCTGATACTCCCGGATGGCGGCATCCAGTTTTCCCTCTTTTTCCTGCAGGCGGGCGGCGTATACATGTCCTTCCTCCCAGCTCAGAGAATTTTCCCATACCCTCATCACAATCCGGTCATATGCATTTTCAGGGCTGAAACGAGGGCGGTTTACGTGAAAATCATCCGTATATGGCCATGTCCTCAATAAAATATCCAGGCGGATTTCACCGAGCAGGGAATCCAGCCGCGTAAAATGGTCCATCTCATCCAGGAGTTGAACCGGTCTTTTCAGCAAATATTCCGCCAGGGATTCACCGACCCTTTTTAATCCTTCCATGGAAAAATGCAGGTGATCACAGAAATAACGGGGGTAATTCCGGGCTTTTTCCAAAGCCAGGACCTGCTCTGTATCAAACAGCGGTACCGACCATTTGGATGCTGTCTGAATAAGGATACTGTCCAGGGTTCCAGGCATCCTGAACGGATAAATATCCAGATCACGGGCTCGTTTAAAATGCTCCATCGCCATATCTTCCTGCCGGAGAGATAACATGCATTGACCCAGAAGATAGTGTAAACGGGCATGATGGGGTGTTATTTCAAGCTGTTTTTTCAATTCAACGGAAGCAGCGGAATACTCACCATGACGAATCCCGGATGTTACGCTGTCAATCACTTTTTGAATATTCTCCCGATCCGCCATATCCCATGATGCAAAGGGAGGAATCCCCGTCACATTGCTGACAGGTCTCATCAGTAAAAGATTGATATGATGTCTTTTTGCATGCCGGCACAAAGCATTGAGATTTTTACGGTATTGACGCGCTACCGCTGAGCAGATGCGACTTTCAGGTTCCACAACCCGTTCACCGGCAAGACGGTGCATGAGATTTGAGGTATCCTCTCCCTTTTGCCTGGAAAACAAATTTCCAACACTCTTCTCCATTAGCTGATAAAACCGCAGATCCCTGAGAATAAGGACAAGCCTTTTCAGCATAACGGAAGTCCCGCCTTCTCCGGCACCCATACTTCCGTAAAATTCATTATGCCCGGTATAAACAATGACCAGGTCAGGTTTGTAATCGGATATTTGTCGGAAAATATCCAGAACGGCATAGCTGTTCACTGCCGGCATGGAAAAATTAACCATCTCAATGTGAGATGCCGGTTTATAATGGGACAAATGCTCTTTAAGAATATTGGAAAAGGAAAAATTGTATTCCCAGGGGTATCCTGCACTGGTTGATCCGCCCAGGACGAAGACCCGGTATGTGTTCTCCGGTTTGTCTTTAAGAAACATATCTGTGGACACACCAGGTGCCACCTCTTTGAAAAAGTATTTTCTCCCGGCGTCGGAATTTATTGCCAAATAAGTATGCCCGTTAAATTCCTTTTCGATACAGATCCTGTAAGAATGGCCATATCCCGCTAAACGCAATCCCACTTCAACCATGAAAAAAAGGGCAATAATCAGGATTCCAAAAATGAAATGGAACAGAAACCTTTTTTTTCTTTCCGTATTACGAACCATTTTTTAAAGAATCCAAATCAATGTTAAGTTGAAACTTCTGCTCAGCCTCTTTTTTTACGACTTCCACCTCATCCATTCTTCCGGTGATGATAAGAGCTTTTGACAGAAGATGATAAAGTTGAGCTATCTTTTCATGAGGAA is a genomic window containing:
- the mltF gene encoding membrane-bound lytic murein transglycosylase MltF, whose translation is MNNYTKKSGNHTLQHRLILIISVCFLFLVTVGIVLDSLFLSSLKTIRKRKKIIVLTTNTSSTYYYGTDGPKGMEYELATLFARSLGVEMEFRIKHNINEVLQAIQNGEGDIAAAGMTRTRERLNQYLFGPTYYEVTQYVVGKRFGILPRSMEELLQFKPVIVAGTSFEENLKRLKKEYPGLEWDTTTVLSTEQILEKVWLGEIDVTICDDKIISLYRRYFPELIPLFPVSEAEDVAWIFRRNGYDLKLYAEKWFKRIKKSGYLDELVAKYFGYYELFDYFDIRTFHWRIETRLPLYRKWFEEAGEKYNIPWTLLAAQSYQESHWNSQATSPTGVRGLMMLTQTTAKAVDVSNRLDPKQSIFGGARYLAGLIDRIPLSVQPNDRYLFALAAYNVGFGHLTDARRLATELGKNPDSWHDLKSVLPLLNQPKYYPKLTFGYARGMEPVRYVERIINYRDILEQTLFQPKELNPDSTSTKPSQEK
- a CDS encoding zinc ribbon domain-containing protein is translated as MNNQTRLNYTCPKCGNTDYEVDQIRTTGGGFSKIFDVQNKKFVAVSCTRCRYTELYKSETTALGNIFDFLTRG
- a CDS encoding urocanate hydratase, which gives rise to MAIGLSKELPPDPVFDPSIRRAPDRGFRLNEKETRQALKNALRYIPRELHETLAPEFLHELKTRGRIYGYRYKPTERLWGRPVDSYKGILPARALQVNIDNNLDPDVALYPYELVTYGETGQIFQNWMQYRLVKQYLEIMREDQTLVVSSGHPVGLFPSHENAPRVISTNGLLVGAWDNPENFHKCAALGVSNYGQMTAGGWMYIGPQGIVHGTYITLLNAGRKYLGIPENKDLAGVLFISSGLGGMSGAQAKAVEIAGGVGIIAEVDQSRIKTRYDQGWVSEISDDLNKVVESALKYKKKKQAVSIAYYGNVVDLLEYCAGNNVPVELLSDQTSCHAVYEGGYTPAGMSFEEGRELLKSNPSRFREKVNVSLKRHFECIQRLVQKGAHFWDYGNSFMASIFEAGEVRVAKNGKDVSEGFIWPSYVEDIMGPVCFDRGFGPFRWVCLSRKDEDLRKTDQAALSCIDPSKSSLHRDNYHWIDTADQNNLVVGTKARILYADEEGRIKIALKFNDLVRKGEIGPVLLGRDHHDVSGTDSPFRETANIYDGSRITADMSVQCFGGNIARGMTLVVLSNGGGVGIGRASNGGNGILLDGSDKADRVIKSGLSWDVMGGVARRSWSGNEPAIKTARIWNENHTDGHITMPYKADDALLTEIMDRNPEH